A single genomic interval of Scatophagus argus isolate fScaArg1 chromosome 22, fScaArg1.pri, whole genome shotgun sequence harbors:
- the prdm4 gene encoding PR domain zinc finger protein 4 has product MNDMNLSPVGMDQLSVPSVSASHLGLPTSPTHNPIPTPGMPVAIPSLGPSLGSLPSALSLMLPMGPLSDRGVMCGLPERNYSLPPPPYPHLESSYFRHILPGILSYLADRPPPQYIHPSSLNMDGTLSVASNNPSGLDPYSGPGGPLEQGLVPMDSRQVSGQGDLHQTGAHELDSTGLAMESRVSSPMSPDRMGEELATMDGVGVVTVSDTQQQLGGGRQPQPHEGLTGVDSSGGVMPLHGPPVLELPVVMEPDHMGGRVGNAGGGGAGGLGEQLHSNGELNSGVVSVVLTGSMASQGQLEPVSLHGHSGMGLEAVNVSPITAEVSLGPENNLVLVNSTLQLEDSTSNKENMVTAYTIWCTLCERSYTSDCPEHGPVTFIPDAPIQSRARLSLPRPLCLRISVAVEPLGVFARDVIPPRTCFGPMVGQHCSNVDLSDWPEKDTPQIWKMYHNSVLEFYIVTTDENECNWMMFVRKARTREEQNLVAYPASGKLFFCTTTEIHPDQELLFYYSRDYCRLMGVPQVPEGQICQCGKECSSFSELKSHLGSHNSNHSHNQPPHSHSPSQQDHSQQQQPQQPQQQQEQQPPQQQQHGQQEEKLTNGTSSSSSSPWPCHAHAAGQTNSDNNGGRGRNSSNVTPRAKGQGHVREKKFKCSMCSRAFITSTKLNVHFMGHVGMKPHKCEYCSKAFSDPSNLRMHLKIHTGQKNYRCTVCEKSFTQKSHVASHMLIHTGAEKLKCELCDRAFIRKHDLKQHMFSHTHERRIQCPKCNKHFLKTNHLKKHMNSHEGRRDFVCEKCHKAFLTKYHLTRHLKICKGPKTERVSRKEQDVDEEEDEEEEEDDDGRGERHVNSASSEDCGLDVGGYNSEKSLSPPH; this is encoded by the exons GTATGCCAGTGGCCATCCCCAGTCTGGGGCCTTCGCTGGGCTCTCTTCCTTCTGCCCTCTCGCTGATGCTCCCCATGGGTCCACTGAGTGATAGAGGAGTGATGTGTGGCCTGCCAGAGAGGAACTACTCCTTGCCGCCTCCTCCCTACCCACACCTGGAGAGCAGCTACTTCCGTCACATATTGCCAG GTATCCTGTCCTATCTGGCAGACCGTCCACCACCTCAATACATTCATCCCAGCAGTCTTAACATGGATGGGACCCTGTCTGTGGCCAGTAATAATCCCTCAGGTCTGGATCCCTACAGTGGTCCTGGAGGCCCACTGGAACAGGGCCTGGTGCCTATGGACTCAAGACAGGTGAGTGGCCAGGGAGACCTCCACCAGACTGGTGCTCATGAACTGGATTCTACAGGGTTGGCCATGGAGTCACGTGTCAGCAGTCCCATGTCCCCCGACCGGATGGGAGAGGAGCTGGCTACCATGGATGGAGTCGGGGTGGTGACAGTgtctgacacacagcagcagctcggAGGGGGGCGGCAGCCTCAGCCGCACGAGGGCCTGACTGGGGTGGACTCATCTGGTGGTGTTATGCCCCTCCATGGGCCCCCTGTGCTCGAACTGCCGGTGGTGATGGAGCCAGATCATATGGGGGGCCGAGTAGGGAACGCTGgcggaggaggagcaggaggacttGGGGAGCAGCTCCACTCAAATGGGGAGCTGAACTCAGGTGTTGTCAGTGTGGTGCTCACTGGTTCTATGGCCAGCCAGGGTCAGCTGGAGCCAGTGTCGCTGCATGGACACTCTGGGATGGGGCTGGAGGCAGTGAATGTGTCCCCCATTACTGCAGAGGTGTCACTGGGTCCAGAAAACAACCTGGTGCTGGTCAACTCCACCCTGCAGCTGGAGGATTCTACCTCCAACAAGGAGAATATGGTCACTGCCTACAccatct GGTGCACACTGTGTGAGCGCTCATATACCTCAGACTGCCCTGAGCACGGACCAGTCACCTTCATCCCTGATGCGCCCATCCAAAGCCGAGCTCGCCTCTCTCTGCCGCGTCCACTGTGCCTGCGCATCTCAGTGGCTGTTGAACCACTCG GGGTTTTTGCACGGGACGTCATTCCTCCAAGGACCTGCTTTGGACCAATGGTGGGCCAGCATTGTAGTAACGTGGATCTCTCTGATTGGCCAGAAAAGGACACGCCACAAATATGGAAG ATGTACCACAACAGCGTGCTGGAATTCTACATTGTGACTACAGACGAGAATGAGTGCAACTGGATGATGTTTGTCCGCAAAGCAAG AACCCGTGAAGAGCAGAACCTGGTGGCATACCCTGCCAGCGGGAAACTGTTCTTTTGTACCACCACAGAGATCCACCCGGACCAGGAGCTACTGTTCTACTACAGCAGAGATTACTGCAGGCTGATGG GTGTTCCTCAGGTGCCTGAAGGCCAGATATGCCAGTGTGGCAAAGAGTGTTCCTCCTTCTCTGAGCTCAAGTCTCATCTCGGCAGCCATAACAGTAACCACAGCCATAATCAGCCTCCACACAGCCACAGCCCATCGCAGCAGGACCactctcagcagcagcaaccacaACAACCGCAGCAGCAACAAGAGCAACAACCACCGCAGCAACAGCAACACGGTCAGCAGGAAGAGAAGCTGACCAATGGGACCTCaagttcctcctcttccccgTGGCCTTGTCATGCCCACGctgcaggacaaacaaacagtgataaCAATGGCGGAAGGGGCAGAAACTCTAGTAACGTTACCCCTAGAGCGAAAGGTCAGGGTCATGTACGGGAGAAGAAATTCAAGTGCAGCATGTGTTCCCGGGCTTTTATTACATCCACTAAGCTCAATGTGCACTTCATGGGGCACGTGGGGATGAAACCTCACAAGTGTGAATACTGCAGTAAAGCCTTCAGCGATCCCAGCAACCTCAGGATGCACCTCAAGATTCACACAG GTCAGAAGAACTATAGATGCACGGTTTGTGAGAAGTCGTTTACCCAGAAGTCTCATGTGGCGTCACATATGCTCATCCACACCGGTGCAGAGAAACTCAAGTGTGAGCTCTGTGATCGGGCGTTCATCAGGAAACATGACCTGAAACAACATATGTTCTCTCACACCCA CGAACGACGGATACAGTGCCCCAAGTGCaataaacattttctcaagACCAACCACCTGAAAAAGCACATGAACTCTCACGAGGGCCGAAGAGACTTTGTCTGCGAGAAATGCCACAAAGCTTTCCTCACTAAGTACCACCTAACCCGTCACCTCAAGATATGCAAAGGGCCCAAGACGGAGAGAGTGTCCCGTAAGGAGCAGGATGtggatgaggaagaagatgaagaggaggaagaggatgatgatggaagaggagagagacatgTTAACTCAGCCAGCAGTGAAGACTGTGGTTTAGATGTTGGAGGATATAACTCTGAAAAGTCCCTGTCACCCCCTCATTGA